The following proteins are encoded in a genomic region of Nitrospirota bacterium:
- a CDS encoding glycosyltransferase has translation MYKGYSVAVIIPAFNEEGHIKDVLDSLPPFIDKTIVIDDCSSDRTSELAASSGAVVLRHDVNMGVGTVFNTGLEYVMKYGFDIMVNIDGDGQFSALDIHKLIDPIVEGKADFVTASRFMNPELIPDMPKIKFWGNKRMSELISRLSGKRFYDVSCGFRAYSRDTLMRLNLFGSFTYTQESFLDLTFKKVRIREVPVRVKYFKDRESRVASSIPNYVLQTLKIIFRTYRDYRPLRFFWSIAFILFVVSLLFGSILLFHYFSTGRFSGQIWSGFVGAFFFINAMALFVTGVIADILYRIRINQEKILYRLKKMDIPRGFNDPHRTGD, from the coding sequence ATGTATAAAGGTTATTCAGTAGCTGTCATCATACCGGCATTTAATGAAGAGGGCCATATAAAGGATGTTCTGGATTCTCTCCCGCCTTTTATAGATAAGACAATCGTGATTGACGACTGCAGCAGCGACCGGACTTCTGAACTGGCTGCTTCATCCGGAGCCGTTGTCTTAAGGCATGATGTCAATATGGGAGTTGGAACTGTTTTTAACACAGGCCTTGAGTATGTGATGAAATATGGTTTTGATATCATGGTAAACATTGACGGGGACGGGCAGTTCTCAGCGCTTGATATACACAAGCTGATAGATCCGATAGTTGAAGGCAAGGCTGATTTTGTGACCGCTTCAAGATTCATGAACCCTGAACTTATACCTGACATGCCGAAGATCAAATTCTGGGGTAACAAGAGGATGTCAGAACTTATCAGCAGGTTATCCGGAAAACGTTTCTATGATGTTTCATGCGGATTCAGGGCATATTCACGAGACACGCTGATGAGGCTCAATCTTTTCGGGTCGTTCACATACACACAGGAATCATTCCTTGACCTGACATTCAAAAAGGTGAGGATACGCGAAGTTCCGGTCAGGGTAAAATATTTTAAAGACAGGGAATCGCGGGTTGCCTCGAGCATTCCCAATTATGTCCTTCAGACATTGAAGATAATATTCCGGACATACAGGGATTACAGGCCGCTCAGGTTCTTCTGGTCTATCGCGTTCATTCTCTTTGTTGTCTCTCTTCTGTTCGGCTCGATACTTCTCTTCCATTATTTCAGCACCGGGAGATTCTCCGGCCAGATATGGTCAGGATTTGTCGGGGCCTTCTTTTTTATTAATGCCATGGCATTATTTGTTACAGGAGTAATAGCTGACATCTTATACAGGATCAGGATCAATCAGGAAAAGATATTGTACCGGCTGAAAAAGATGGATATACCCAGGGGCTTTAATGATCCACATCGTACTGGGGACTAA
- a CDS encoding UDP-N-acetylglucosamine 2-epimerase: MIHIVLGTKAQLIKTAPLMQMMQSRGIPYNYIFTGQHKKGVDELHDAFSLKKPDIVLYSGKDIVSLFSMLIWSAWLLCKSMFSRNRVFRVDRSGVVLVHGDTITTLIGALMGRMAGLKVAHIEAGLRSSDFFHPFPEEVTRVLTSYLSDYFFCPGHWAIDNLRKHKGIKVNTFENTLFDTFQAAVAKMEDIDVNIPEERYCIVSIHRYENLLNKKRLNRIIEIVEDIALSCKVLFVLHPVTEKKLHAYNLYSRVEENPAIEMRGRYDYFKFIKLVCHCEFLVTDGGGNQEESFYMGKPCLLLRRKTERLEGLNRNVCLSKMEDTAINSFVKNYRDFIIPVKKAEFSPSEIIVDEIRKFA, encoded by the coding sequence ATGATCCACATCGTACTGGGGACTAAGGCACAGCTCATCAAGACGGCGCCTTTGATGCAGATGATGCAGTCAAGAGGCATCCCTTACAATTACATTTTCACCGGACAGCATAAAAAAGGTGTTGATGAACTCCACGATGCCTTCAGCCTGAAAAAACCTGATATTGTGCTCTACAGCGGCAAGGATATTGTTTCGCTCTTCTCCATGCTGATCTGGTCAGCATGGCTCTTGTGCAAGAGTATGTTTTCGAGAAACAGGGTATTCAGAGTCGACAGGTCCGGAGTGGTGCTTGTTCACGGTGATACGATTACCACACTCATAGGCGCCCTGATGGGCAGGATGGCTGGATTGAAAGTAGCGCATATCGAGGCAGGGCTGCGTTCCTCTGATTTTTTTCATCCCTTTCCGGAAGAGGTAACCCGGGTGCTGACATCTTATCTGTCTGATTATTTCTTTTGTCCGGGGCATTGGGCGATAGATAACCTGAGGAAACACAAAGGCATTAAGGTAAACACATTTGAGAACACGCTGTTTGATACATTTCAGGCGGCTGTTGCGAAGATGGAAGATATAGATGTAAATATTCCTGAAGAGAGATACTGCATCGTCTCTATTCACAGATATGAAAATCTTCTCAATAAAAAAAGGCTGAACCGGATCATAGAGATAGTCGAAGATATTGCTTTAAGCTGTAAAGTTCTTTTTGTCCTTCATCCCGTTACAGAGAAGAAACTTCATGCGTATAATTTGTACAGCAGGGTGGAAGAAAATCCTGCCATCGAGATGCGCGGACGTTATGATTATTTTAAGTTCATTAAGCTGGTCTGTCACTGCGAGTTTTTAGTCACCGACGGCGGCGGCAACCAGGAGGAGAGTTTTTACATGGGGAAGCCGTGCCTTCTGCTCAGAAGAAAGACAGAGAGGCTTGAAGGACTTAACAGGAATGTATGCCTCTCTAAAATGGAAGATACAGCCATCAATTCTTTTGTTAAGAATTACAGGGATTTTATTATTCCTGTGAAAAAAGCTGAATTCAGCCCTTCAGAGATCATCGTAGATGAGATAAGAAAATTTGCCTGA
- a CDS encoding FAD-dependent oxidoreductase has product MSEELYDVIIIGGGPAGLSAAQYASRSKLRTVVLDKSPTAGALAFTSKIANYPGQAAPLSGTELLNIFRKQALDFGAEYVETQVVGVSLEAEVKDVIAMDKIYNGKAVIIATGSMGRKPSIKGEAELLGRGVSYCAICDAAFYKGKTVCIVGDSEEAVKEADLLTRFAETVYLIAPAKEIKGEHPALEAGKIKVLTGHKVLSIDGDDGVTGIRVLNSETSEEMEMPMDGVFVYLHGSQPIVDFLNFSVDLSDEKCVLANRMMETSIPGVFTAGDVSCTEVRQVVVAAANGCLAALSAEKYIHHKKRRKLDWG; this is encoded by the coding sequence ATGTCAGAGGAACTTTATGATGTAATAATAATCGGCGGCGGGCCGGCCGGCCTCAGCGCGGCTCAGTATGCGTCAAGGTCAAAGCTCAGGACCGTAGTTCTTGATAAGTCCCCTACCGCAGGAGCGCTGGCATTCACGAGCAAGATAGCGAACTACCCCGGACAGGCTGCGCCGCTGAGCGGAACCGAGCTTCTGAATATCTTCCGCAAGCAGGCATTGGACTTCGGAGCTGAATATGTCGAGACCCAGGTTGTCGGGGTGAGCCTCGAAGCTGAAGTTAAAGATGTCATCGCCATGGACAAAATATACAATGGCAAGGCAGTGATCATCGCCACAGGTTCAATGGGCAGGAAGCCTTCCATAAAGGGGGAGGCTGAACTTCTGGGCAGGGGCGTGAGCTATTGCGCGATATGCGACGCGGCCTTCTATAAGGGAAAAACCGTATGCATTGTCGGAGACTCTGAAGAAGCTGTAAAAGAGGCTGACCTTTTGACAAGGTTTGCAGAGACTGTATATTTAATAGCTCCGGCAAAGGAGATAAAAGGAGAACATCCCGCGCTTGAAGCAGGCAAGATAAAAGTTCTCACAGGACACAAAGTGCTGTCAATTGATGGTGACGACGGTGTGACAGGCATCAGGGTGCTTAACTCTGAAACCTCTGAAGAGATGGAGATGCCTATGGACGGCGTCTTTGTATACCTCCACGGAAGCCAGCCGATCGTGGACTTTCTGAATTTTTCAGTTGACCTCAGCGATGAAAAGTGTGTGCTTGCAAACAGGATGATGGAGACCTCGATACCGGGCGTATTTACCGCAGGCGATGTCTCATGCACTGAAGTGAGACAGGTGGTGGTTGCAGCTGCTAACGGTTGCCTTGCAGCGCTTTCAGCAGAAAAATATATTCATCATAAAAAGAGAAGAAAGTTAGACTGGGGATAA
- a CDS encoding O-acetyl-ADP-ribose deacetylase — MEIQINKSTLSLVEGDITKQDTDAIVNAANKTLLGGGGVDGAIHRAGGPKILEECIKIGHCETGEAVITSGGNLKAKFVIHTVGPVYRDGKHNGPTLLRNAYQNSLNLASSKGIKSIAFPSISTGAYRYPVEDAANIALQTAIDFLHAHPEIKLIRFVLFGRSNLEAYERVLKKLV; from the coding sequence ATGGAAATCCAAATCAACAAAAGCACACTCTCCCTCGTTGAAGGCGATATAACAAAGCAGGATACTGATGCGATAGTAAACGCCGCGAATAAAACTCTCCTCGGCGGCGGCGGGGTTGACGGAGCGATCCACAGGGCTGGCGGGCCGAAGATACTTGAGGAATGCATCAAGATAGGACACTGCGAAACCGGCGAGGCTGTGATTACCTCAGGAGGAAATCTCAAAGCAAAGTTTGTCATACATACGGTCGGGCCTGTTTACAGAGACGGAAAACACAATGGACCTACGCTTCTCCGTAATGCTTATCAAAACTCTCTCAACCTCGCATCATCAAAAGGTATTAAAAGCATAGCCTTCCCCTCAATAAGCACCGGAGCCTACCGGTATCCGGTTGAAGACGCAGCGAATATCGCCTTGCAAACTGCGATAGATTTTCTTCATGCTCATCCTGAAATAAAGCTTATAAGATTTGTCCTGTTCGGCAGAAGCAACCTTGAGGCATATGAGAGGGTTTTAAAGAAGCTCGTTTAG
- a CDS encoding response regulator produces the protein MNNGKVSDNKPGRQETILIVEDDKGLNSLIQKTLERAGMKVECAFDAREAIAKASDNNIDMMLLDYQLPDMKGSELVEALREKSNDVPFIIVTGHGDEKIAVEMMKLGAKDYIVKDKGFMEMLFFVLEKAIKEVTRERKLEETEKKIIHAAEEWRVTFDAIADFVTVHDMDFRIVKANKALADFLGVRIQDIVGRHCYEVFHNFSEPMAGCPHLEMLKAGKTVTKDINDDHLGRYLMVSVSPLFDEAGEIKGSVHYMKDITGIKRSEEELKKRVDDLEKFYEMAVNRELRMKELKKDIKTLNEELLKYRTEGHEGR, from the coding sequence ATGAATAACGGAAAGGTATCAGACAATAAACCGGGCCGGCAGGAGACCATTCTTATTGTTGAGGATGATAAGGGGCTGAATTCTCTTATCCAGAAAACTCTGGAGCGTGCGGGGATGAAGGTTGAGTGTGCGTTTGACGCCAGGGAGGCCATTGCAAAAGCATCTGACAATAATATCGATATGATGCTGCTTGATTATCAGCTTCCGGACATGAAGGGCAGCGAACTTGTTGAGGCGCTTAGAGAGAAGAGCAATGATGTCCCTTTCATCATTGTCACCGGCCACGGCGATGAAAAGATAGCTGTAGAGATGATGAAGCTGGGAGCAAAGGACTATATAGTCAAGGATAAAGGCTTTATGGAGATGCTCTTTTTTGTGCTGGAGAAGGCCATAAAGGAAGTTACGCGTGAGAGAAAGCTGGAAGAGACTGAAAAAAAGATAATTCATGCCGCTGAGGAGTGGCGGGTTACATTTGATGCTATTGCTGATTTCGTGACTGTTCATGACATGGATTTCAGGATAGTGAAGGCGAATAAAGCGCTGGCTGACTTTCTCGGAGTCCGGATACAGGATATTGTGGGCAGGCACTGCTATGAAGTGTTCCATAACTTTAGCGAGCCGATGGCCGGTTGTCCGCATCTTGAGATGCTGAAAGCCGGGAAGACCGTAACAAAAGATATTAATGACGACCACCTTGGACGTTATCTTATGGTTTCCGTATCGCCGCTCTTTGACGAGGCCGGTGAGATCAAGGGGTCTGTACATTATATGAAGGATATTACAGGGATCAAGAGATCAGAAGAGGAACTCAAGAAGAGGGTGGATGACCTTGAGAAGTTTTATGAAATGGCGGTTAACAGGGAACTCAGAATGAAGGAAT
- the uvrB gene encoding excinuclease ABC subunit UvrB — protein sequence MSKPNNKTTDKFKLVSDFKPAGDQPAAIESLTEGLMKKHAHQVLLGVTGSGKTFTVANVIANLNKPTLVIAHNKTLAAQLYGEFKEFFPENAVEYFVSYYDYYQPEAYLPSVDAYIEKDAMINEDIDRMRHSATRAVLERNDTIIVASVSCIYGIGSPEDYLGMHMQIETGMRFERDVFLRKLVEMLYVRDDEDFKRGDFRVRGDIVEVFPSFSGENAIRIEFFGDDIDALSEFDSLTGAVIRRLSKTVLYPNSHWITSKERIQNAFAEINNEMQARIKYFLKQGKEVEAKRIEEKTRFDMEMLKEFGYCHGIENYSRHLSGRAPGEPSACLIDYFPDDYLLVIDESHATIPQIGGMYAGDRSRKQTLIDYGFRLPSALDNRPLKFDEFEKKVNEVIYISATPAEYELEISERRIVEQIVRPTGLIDPVIEIRPVSGQLDDLLGEIRERAEKGERVLVTSLTKKMAEDISEHYKELGVKTRYLHSDIDTIERVEILRDLRLGKFDALIGVNLLREGLDLPEVSLVAILDADKEGFLRSSRSLIQTAGRAARNINGKVIFYADNITGSMKAAMDETERRRKKQKEYNRKNGITPKSVIKDIKNILGSIYEADYWTVPAVAEETVEYANEADIKKLESEMKEAARKLEFERAAELRDRIKAIKQKMIEIGIKE from the coding sequence ATGTCCAAGCCAAATAATAAGACAACAGACAAATTTAAACTCGTCTCTGATTTCAAACCAGCCGGTGACCAGCCTGCTGCGATAGAGTCGTTGACTGAAGGCCTGATGAAAAAGCATGCTCATCAGGTGCTTCTCGGCGTGACCGGTTCAGGCAAGACATTCACCGTTGCCAATGTGATAGCAAACCTCAATAAACCCACTCTTGTAATCGCTCACAACAAGACGCTCGCCGCGCAGCTCTACGGAGAGTTCAAGGAGTTCTTCCCGGAAAACGCGGTTGAATATTTTGTCAGCTACTATGACTATTACCAGCCTGAGGCATACCTGCCGTCTGTGGATGCCTATATTGAAAAGGATGCGATGATCAATGAGGATATTGACAGGATGAGGCATTCAGCTACTCGCGCGGTGCTTGAGAGGAATGACACCATTATCGTCGCGTCTGTATCGTGCATCTACGGCATCGGCTCTCCTGAAGATTATCTCGGAATGCATATGCAGATAGAGACAGGCATGAGGTTTGAGCGGGACGTCTTTTTGAGGAAGCTGGTTGAGATGCTCTATGTCAGGGATGATGAAGATTTCAAGCGGGGAGACTTCAGGGTGAGGGGTGATATTGTCGAGGTCTTCCCTTCATTTTCAGGAGAGAACGCCATAAGGATAGAATTCTTCGGCGATGATATTGACGCATTATCTGAGTTCGATTCTCTCACAGGCGCGGTAATAAGAAGGCTCTCAAAGACGGTGCTCTACCCTAACAGCCACTGGATAACATCTAAAGAAAGGATACAGAACGCCTTTGCAGAGATAAATAACGAGATGCAGGCGAGGATAAAATATTTTCTTAAACAGGGAAAAGAGGTTGAGGCGAAGCGCATAGAGGAGAAGACGAGGTTTGATATGGAGATGCTGAAGGAGTTCGGCTATTGCCACGGTATAGAGAACTACTCGAGGCATTTAAGCGGCAGGGCGCCGGGCGAACCTTCAGCATGCCTTATAGATTACTTTCCGGACGATTATCTTCTCGTCATTGATGAATCTCATGCGACCATCCCTCAGATAGGTGGGATGTATGCGGGCGACAGGTCAAGGAAGCAGACGCTTATAGATTATGGTTTCAGGCTGCCGTCTGCCTTGGACAACAGGCCTTTGAAGTTCGATGAGTTTGAAAAGAAAGTTAATGAGGTGATCTATATATCCGCGACACCTGCGGAGTATGAACTTGAAATATCAGAGCGGAGAATAGTGGAGCAGATAGTAAGGCCTACCGGTTTGATTGATCCTGTTATAGAGATCAGGCCTGTCAGCGGACAGCTTGATGACCTGCTCGGCGAGATAAGAGAGAGGGCGGAAAAGGGCGAGAGGGTGCTTGTGACAAGCCTTACAAAGAAGATGGCTGAGGACATCTCTGAACATTATAAAGAGCTCGGAGTTAAGACGAGATATCTGCATTCTGATATCGATACAATTGAGAGGGTTGAGATATTGAGAGATTTGAGGCTTGGCAAGTTTGATGCGCTTATCGGAGTGAATCTCCTGAGGGAAGGGCTTGACCTGCCGGAGGTCTCGCTCGTCGCGATACTTGACGCTGACAAGGAGGGTTTTCTCCGCTCATCGAGGTCGCTCATTCAGACTGCGGGAAGGGCTGCAAGAAATATCAACGGCAAGGTCATATTCTACGCGGATAATATCACCGGTTCGATGAAGGCTGCAATGGATGAGACAGAGAGAAGGCGGAAAAAACAGAAGGAGTATAACAGGAAGAACGGGATAACCCCGAAGTCGGTCATAAAGGATATCAAGAATATTCTCGGCTCAATATATGAGGCTGACTACTGGACGGTTCCCGCTGTAGCGGAAGAGACAGTCGAATATGCCAATGAGGCAGATATAAAGAAGCTTGAGTCAGAGATGAAAGAGGCGGCCCGGAAGCTTGAATTTGAACGTGCCGCCGAGCTCAGGGACAGGATAAAGGCGATAAAGCAGAAGATGATAGAGATCGGGATAAAAGAATGA
- a CDS encoding glycosyltransferase: protein MPDLIMKNITIIVPVYNGAETIRQCLEAILLINYPENLLEILVVDDGSTDNTLNIIGELNSCRIRVISNEENKGRAYTRFRGASEAENDNLFFIDSRVIVDKDAINAICRYDDPVQIPRTVEGNKNEWDIALCLLRGLAFRNSDQYDYITEENFDRVPKGSTSLFISKDIFLEACSMINYESKYVNEDTGLLLHVVKEGYRIFRNPDLKITYLQRSGLRSNIVHLFERGPRFVDYYYGRHVRITAVIRSFLFLLAVCSGLFIIYPAGILYALAIFFCLDIFISAVIGKSMMERFVLLFFLPVIFLSFGFGVLKGLLVRLIK, encoded by the coding sequence TTGCCTGATTTAATTATGAAGAATATCACCATAATAGTTCCTGTATATAACGGCGCTGAGACGATACGCCAATGCCTTGAAGCGATATTGCTTATCAATTATCCTGAGAACCTTCTTGAGATACTTGTTGTTGATGACGGTTCAACCGATAATACGCTGAATATTATCGGTGAACTGAACTCATGCCGGATCAGGGTGATAAGCAATGAAGAAAATAAGGGCAGGGCATATACACGCTTTCGCGGAGCAAGCGAAGCTGAGAATGACAACCTTTTTTTTATTGACAGCCGCGTCATTGTTGATAAGGATGCTATCAATGCCATATGCAGATACGATGATCCTGTCCAGATACCAAGAACCGTGGAAGGCAATAAAAATGAATGGGATATCGCCTTGTGCTTGTTAAGAGGTTTAGCATTCAGAAACTCTGATCAATATGACTATATAACTGAAGAGAACTTTGACAGGGTTCCAAAGGGAAGTACGTCGCTTTTTATTTCCAAAGATATATTTCTGGAAGCCTGCTCCATGATCAATTATGAAAGTAAATATGTGAATGAAGATACCGGCCTGCTTTTACATGTAGTCAAAGAAGGATACAGAATATTCCGGAACCCTGATCTCAAGATTACATATCTTCAAAGGTCAGGGCTTCGGAGTAATATCGTTCATCTTTTTGAAAGGGGCCCCAGGTTTGTAGATTACTACTACGGCCGCCATGTTAGAATTACAGCTGTTATCAGGTCTTTTCTTTTTTTGCTGGCAGTATGTTCAGGCCTTTTTATTATTTATCCGGCCGGCATTCTTTATGCGCTGGCCATCTTTTTTTGTCTGGATATTTTTATTTCCGCTGTCATAGGGAAAAGCATGATGGAGAGGTTTGTGCTGCTCTTCTTCCTGCCTGTGATTTTCCTGTCGTTTGGTTTTGGAGTCCTGAAGGGGCTGCTGGTAAGGTTAATAAAATAA
- a CDS encoding type II toxin-antitoxin system VapC family toxin — protein MKFMLDTNTCIYIIKQKPPSVLKRFKAYSVGEIGISSIGLAELRFGVAKSQHVRKNGEALDAFILPLEIADFDEKVARSYGDLRAALEKRGNPIGSMDMLIGAHALSLGITLVTNNVREFRKIKHLKVVDWTV, from the coding sequence ATGAAGTTTATGCTGGATACAAACACCTGCATTTACATTATCAAGCAGAAGCCGCCCAGCGTGCTGAAACGTTTCAAGGCATATTCTGTCGGAGAGATCGGCATCTCATCCATAGGGCTTGCTGAGCTTAGATTCGGCGTGGCAAAAAGTCAGCATGTCAGAAAGAACGGGGAGGCTTTGGATGCCTTTATTCTGCCGCTTGAGATAGCTGATTTTGACGAAAAGGTTGCCAGGTCTTACGGCGATCTAAGGGCAGCGCTTGAAAAGAGAGGGAATCCGATAGGCTCCATGGATATGCTGATAGGCGCGCATGCCCTGAGCCTTGGCATCACCCTTGTAACCAATAATGTAAGAGAGTTCCGGAAGATAAAACATTTAAAGGTTGTAGACTGGACAGTTTGA
- a CDS encoding tetratricopeptide repeat protein, which yields MKIKVKKNTAPASGRFFLFALLLIPSIAFLMYSNILNAPFIFDDVAFLDNPMINISRLPQLLDILFDSNLDRRAGFITFAMNFYLGGLNPFGYHLFNIIIHILNALALFYLVKMTLSLPSAPERFKSVSGEIALAGSLLWLVQPVHIMAVTYTVQRLASLSSLFFLLSLISYISARQSSSSKRLLHSCLSVICGVIALSTKQNAAVLPFVVVLYEFYFFEVLSFKEKRKKILLFSSVAVISLMALVLVYLGPDFLKEINARYIERGITPYQRLITEFRVVVMYLTLLLYPHPSRLNVDYDFTLSTGIFSPISTLFSLIFLGGLLAFAIYRARKTPLFSFCILWFFMNLAVESTIYPLDLVFEHRLYLPSMGIAMLFAGYVITLENSQIKKVGMALIVLAIFVFAFWTHERNYLWNSQVTLWEDNAGKSPDKARVHGNLGKAYLDNNEFEKARVEFEKVIRIDPAYLGAYDNLAVIYIDYFHDYEKAKEYIDKAIRIDPEYSVPYINSGVINLQLRQLPEAVENFKKALELDPESHLGHYNLAAAYFNLRDYAAAISILKKGINLWPASSKLYGLLGVTYFHDNDKENASKALRYAVKLDPQNKMAAMYLEKL from the coding sequence GTGAAAATAAAAGTAAAAAAAAATACAGCTCCTGCTTCAGGGCGTTTCTTTCTTTTTGCCTTATTGCTGATACCATCAATAGCTTTTTTGATGTATTCAAATATCCTTAACGCTCCTTTTATCTTTGATGATGTCGCGTTTCTGGATAATCCGATGATCAACATCTCCAGGCTGCCACAACTGCTTGATATTCTGTTTGACAGCAATCTTGACAGAAGAGCGGGATTTATCACCTTTGCCATGAACTTTTATCTCGGCGGCCTGAACCCGTTCGGATATCATCTTTTCAACATAATCATTCACATCCTTAACGCGTTAGCGCTTTTTTATCTGGTAAAAATGACCCTCTCGTTGCCTTCAGCGCCGGAAAGGTTCAAGTCTGTTTCCGGCGAGATAGCGCTTGCCGGTTCATTGCTGTGGCTCGTGCAGCCTGTCCATATCATGGCTGTTACCTATACAGTCCAGAGGCTTGCCAGTCTCTCCTCACTCTTCTTTCTCCTTTCTCTGATAAGTTATATTTCCGCAAGGCAAAGCAGTTCATCTAAAAGGCTGTTGCATTCCTGCCTTTCGGTCATTTGCGGTGTTATAGCCTTGAGCACAAAGCAGAACGCGGCTGTGCTGCCTTTCGTGGTGGTGTTATATGAATTTTATTTTTTTGAGGTGCTTTCTTTTAAGGAGAAGAGAAAGAAGATATTGCTTTTTTCATCCGTTGCCGTTATATCACTGATGGCACTGGTTCTTGTTTACCTCGGGCCTGATTTTCTGAAGGAAATAAATGCACGATATATTGAAAGAGGCATTACACCGTATCAGAGGCTTATTACAGAATTCCGGGTAGTTGTCATGTATCTGACATTGCTTCTCTATCCGCATCCTTCAAGGCTGAATGTTGATTATGACTTCACTTTGTCCACCGGCATTTTTTCTCCGATATCAACGCTCTTCTCCCTTATTTTCCTGGGAGGGCTTTTGGCTTTTGCAATTTACCGTGCCAGAAAGACCCCGCTTTTCTCGTTCTGCATCCTGTGGTTCTTTATGAATCTGGCAGTTGAGTCAACTATCTACCCTCTTGACCTTGTTTTTGAGCACAGGCTTTATCTTCCTTCCATGGGGATAGCAATGCTTTTTGCAGGATATGTTATCACCCTTGAAAATTCCCAAATAAAGAAAGTAGGCATGGCGCTGATAGTGCTGGCTATTTTTGTCTTTGCCTTTTGGACGCATGAAAGAAACTATTTATGGAACAGCCAGGTCACACTATGGGAAGATAACGCGGGAAAGTCTCCTGATAAGGCAAGGGTTCACGGAAATCTCGGAAAGGCGTATCTGGATAATAATGAGTTCGAGAAGGCACGAGTTGAGTTTGAAAAGGTTATCCGTATAGATCCGGCATATCTTGGGGCATATGATAACCTCGCTGTAATATATATAGACTATTTCCATGATTATGAAAAGGCGAAGGAATATATTGACAAGGCCATTAGAATAGACCCCGAATATTCTGTCCCTTATATCAATTCCGGCGTCATAAATCTTCAGCTAAGACAATTGCCTGAGGCGGTGGAGAATTTCAAGAAAGCGCTGGAACTTGACCCGGAGAGCCATCTCGGACACTATAATCTTGCAGCCGCGTATTTCAATCTGAGAGACTATGCCGCCGCAATCTCAATTCTTAAAAAGGGGATAAATCTCTGGCCTGCCAGTTCAAAGCTGTACGGCCTGCTTGGTGTTACTTATTTCCATGACAACGACAAGGAGAACGCGTCAAAAGCATTACGGTATGCGGTGAAGCTTGACCCGCAGAACAAGATGGCGGCGATGTATTTGGAAAAGTTATAA
- a CDS encoding flippase-like domain-containing protein: MKEKILKIAGLLLLGIFAWWAVNYYLNHEGDFDKLSQLSFGYLFLLGLLNLLSLFINGMFLKALVRKFDVTLGLLESFGISILSSFANYTTPFSGGAGFRAVYLKKRHGHSYSDFAAGFAGNYIINYLAVSITGILCLTYIYNIYHISSLIAAGIFGALFILLTCIILFASPFKEPAGFLLLRLNKILKGWNIIKNDKKLLLKLTLLSCVNIIISTLILLAAFYSVGLKIDIAKALLMNLLYSMSLLISITPGSLGIAETVLIFSGDAVGLKTAEVLVASLIIRAVLVALLFSLAPLCTFFLNKNIGLAGKGASLQREKEDTEFPI, from the coding sequence ATGAAAGAGAAGATATTGAAAATAGCCGGGTTGTTATTGCTCGGCATATTTGCCTGGTGGGCAGTAAATTACTATCTGAACCATGAGGGGGATTTTGATAAGCTATCCCAACTTAGCTTCGGCTATCTCTTTCTTTTAGGCTTATTGAATCTATTATCTCTATTTATTAACGGCATGTTTCTAAAGGCACTGGTCAGGAAGTTTGATGTGACCCTCGGTTTATTGGAATCATTCGGTATCTCGATCCTCTCCTCTTTTGCGAACTACACTACCCCGTTCAGCGGCGGGGCAGGGTTCAGGGCGGTCTATCTTAAAAAAAGGCACGGCCATTCTTATTCTGATTTTGCAGCGGGATTTGCAGGCAACTATATAATCAACTATCTTGCGGTCTCAATAACCGGGATACTCTGTCTTACATATATTTATAATATTTATCATATTAGCAGCTTGATTGCAGCCGGTATTTTCGGCGCGCTCTTTATCTTACTGACATGTATTATCCTTTTTGCTTCTCCCTTTAAGGAACCGGCCGGTTTTTTGCTTCTTCGCTTAAATAAGATATTGAAAGGCTGGAACATTATTAAAAATGATAAAAAACTGCTTTTGAAATTGACCCTGCTGTCTTGTGTCAATATCATTATATCCACGCTGATCCTGCTTGCGGCATTTTATTCCGTGGGGCTTAAAATAGATATTGCAAAGGCCCTGTTGATGAATCTTTTATATTCCATGAGCTTACTGATCTCAATAACCCCGGGTTCTCTCGGCATTGCTGAAACTGTTCTTATTTTCTCAGGGGATGCCGTCGGCCTGAAAACAGCCGAGGTTCTGGTCGCCTCATTGATAATCAGGGCGGTTCTTGTGGCTCTGCTTTTTTCATTGGCTCCGCTATGTACGTTTTTTCTTAATAAAAATATCGGGTTGGCAGGGAAAGGGGCATCCTTACAGCGTGAAAAAGAGGATACTGAATTTCCTATATGA